One region of Quercus lobata isolate SW786 chromosome 2, ValleyOak3.0 Primary Assembly, whole genome shotgun sequence genomic DNA includes:
- the LOC115974467 gene encoding uncharacterized protein LOC115974467, with translation MEGLKVSDANLVVYVHPSKSNKVPQAVLRELSSLLFRFNESFDGVVLAYDVQIQDKIAKILPGFHPYFGVKLKAKLLLFAPKPNMLLEGKVVKLTERSIHVIVLGFSSAIITGEDIREDFNHKIKHGDELFASRSQKRHVIKVGTMIRFLVKSFDEERLHISGSLLPANTGSIRWLARHSEDFSVSDRSTRKRSESEGELVGGETYSLNNDHQIKKSKKHRIRE, from the exons ATGGAAGGATTGAAGGTTTCAGATGCCAATTTGGTAGTTTACGTGCACCCATCAAAGAGTAACAAGGTTCCACAAGCGGTTCTCCGTGAGCTTAGTTCTCTGCTTTTCAG GTTCAATGAAAGTTTTGATGGTGTGGTTTTAGCTTATGACGTCCAAATTCAAGACAAAATTGCAAAGATTCTTCCAGGATTTCACCCTTATTTTGGTGTGAAGCTAAAAGCAAAGTTGTTACTTTTTGCTCCAAAGCCAAATATGCTTTTAG AGGGAAAGGTGGTGAAACTTACGGAAAGATCGATTCATGTCATTGTTCTTGGTTTTTCATCTGCTATCATAACAGGTGAAGACATTCGAGAAGATTTCAATCATAAAATT AAACATGGTGATGAACTATTTGCTAGCAGATCTCAAAAGCGACATGTGATAAAGGTTGGAACCATGATTCGCTTTTTAGTCAAAAG TTTTGATGAGGAAAGACTGCACATTTCTGGATCTCTACTTCCAGCTAACACAGGAAGCATTCGCTGGTTGGCTAGACATTCGGAAGATTTTTCAGTATCTGACAG GAGTACAAGGAAAAGGAGTGAAAGTGAAGGAGAATTGGTAGGCGGGGAAACATATTCATTGAACAATGACCATCAaatcaagaaatcaaagaagcatAGAATTAGAGAATAG